The Camelina sativa cultivar DH55 chromosome 16, Cs, whole genome shotgun sequence sequence NNNNNNNNNNNNNNNNNNNNNNaaaaaaaaaaaaaaaaaaaaaaaaaaaaaaaaaaaaaaaaaaaaaaaaaaaaaaaaaaaaaaaaaaaaaaaaaaactatgatatcTCATTTCTCCTTTCAACCGGCGATTTGGAAATTGCCGACCCGGCCAACATATCGGTCGGCATTTTGAAAGCTATTAGAAAGAGAAACATTCCAACATAACCCTTTCAATTCACTCATATTTGGTTAATTACATATAGCAGATTTGAtattatacaaattaattagGTCTATAGTGTAGatgaaagacaaagaaaaaaaaaagaaaaaacaataaaaacccaATTAGATTCAAGGGTGTGAATGTGaagtgaagaaacaaaaaaaaaaaaaaaaaaaaaaaaaaaaaaaaaaaaaaaaaaaaNNNNNNNNNNNNNNNNNNNNNNNNNNNNNNNNNNNNNNNNNNNNNNNNNNNNNNNNNNNNNNNNNNNNNNNNNNNNNNNNNNNNNNNNNNNNNNNNNNNNNNNNNNNNNNNNNNNNNNNNNNNNNNNNNNNNNNNNNNNNNNNNNNNNNNNNNNNNNNNNNNNNNNNNNNNNNNNNNNNNNNNNNNNNNNNNNNNNNNNNNNNNNNNNNNNNNNNNNNNNNNNNNNNNNNNNNNNNNNNNNNNNNNNNNNNNNNNNNNNNNNNNNNNNNNNNNNNNNNNNNNNNNNNNNNNNNNNNNNNNNNNNNNNNNNNNNNNNNNNNNNNNNNNNNNNNNNNNNNNNNNNNNNNNNNNNNNNNNNNNNNNNNNNNNNNNNNNNNNNNNNNNNNNNNNNNNNNNNNNNNNNNNNNNNNNNNNNNNNNNNNNNNNNNNNNNNNNNNNNNNNNNNNNNNNNNNNNNNNNNNNNNNNNNNNNNNNNNNNNNNNNNNNNNNNNNNNNNNNNNNNNNNNNNNNNNNNNNNNNNNNNNNNNNNNNNNNNNNNNNNNNNNNNNNNNNNNNNNNNNNNNNNNNNNNNNNNNNNNNNNNNNNNNNNNNNNNNNNNNNNNNNNNNNCCTAACCCTCGGATGGTTCTGGAAGACTCTTTCTTTCTCAGTGAGTTGGATCGTTCCATGGACGTCGACCACCAAGCGTACGATGCCTGAGCTGCGTAGCAACGCACACAGAGATCGGGCTAATAATAAGAACCCGAACCAGAACCCAATTGCTTTGACACAATCACCAGTTAGGAGAAATCCGAGGCGGCTGAAGAAACTGGTGGCCAAGGAGGAGGCGATTGTAGCAGCAGAGAAGACGACGCCTTTGGTGAATACTGCTGTAAAGGAGGAAGAACAGATTAGGGTTTCgagagaagataagaagatgGATGAACACGACAGTGGCGGTCAAGCAGCACCAGTGCCTGATGATGAAGGAAACACTCCTCCACTTCCCGAAAAGGTGTCACCTTTATTGTTTGGCTTTTGTTATTTCTACGCAATTTAGCTCTTACGAGGTTGGACTATTGTCTCTTGCattgtttgtggtgttgttcttgatTAGGAGAAATCTATCAAACTTGGCATGTCTGATTCTTgcaaaagtttgatttttttaagatttaagatGATTTGAGTATTGACTCGTTGATTCTACAGGTTCAGGTTGGTGGTTCACCTATGTACAAGTTAGATAGAAAACTAGGCAAAGGAGGTTTTGGACAAGTTTATGTTGGTCGAAAGATGGGCACAGCCACTCCTAATGCTAGATATGGGCCGGGAGCTATAGAGGTATGCTATATGTGTTTGCAGATTTACTTGCTTTCTTTTGATTTCGTTTGAgctatatttaattttgatgtgTCCACTTTTGCAGGTGGCTTTGAAATTTGAGCATAGAAGCAGCAAAGGATGCAACTATGGACCACCGTATGAGTGGCAAGTTTACAAGTGAGCGCTATGGTTTCTTGTGTTTGGCTCTAGGAATCTTCTTCTGTTTGTCCATATATTTGGTTTATACAAGGATGAGATAACTAATGTATGCTTTATCATCTGTTTGTCCAGTGCACTTGGTGGCAGTCATGGTGTGCCGCGAGTGCATTTTAAAGGTCGGCAAGGTGATTTTTATGTGATGGTATGTTGACATTAGCTAGATTTGAACAAAAACACTTTCTGTTCGTAGCTACTTGCAGTATGACTAATTATAGTGTTTAATCGTTCATACAGGTTATGGATATTCTTGGGCCTAGCCTATGGGATGTTTGGAATAGTACCACTCAAGCGTGAGCATCCCACCTGAGAAACCTTTACGTTATTTTGTAGcatttgaagattttgttatataaaccACTGGTGAACAGATGTGTTTCGGAGATGAGCCAGTTATATTCGTACTCACcatatgctttgtttgttttatatgatGCAGGATGTCAACAGAGATGGTTGCATGTATTGCGATTGAGGCAATATCCATATTAGAAAAGATGCATTCGAGAGGgtaattttcttatattcttGCTGACGGTACCGCCTACTGCAACTCTATTGCTTTAAATAACTTTCGTTTTCTGATATTCTCCTGTCTCTGGCAGATATGTGCATGGTGATGTCAAACCAGAGAATTTTCTGCTTGGGCCTCCCGGGACTCCTGAAGagaaaaaactttttcttgtcGACCTCGGCTTAGGTATGTACTGTATTTTGTAGTAGGAGGAAGCATACTTTGCTTTCTTTGTGCTGCTTATCCAAGTTGTTGGTCTTGCAGCAACCAAATGGCGTGATAATGCAACTGGACTACATGTCGAATATGACCAGCGTCCTGATGTTTTTAGGTAAGTTGATTCAGCTAGTCATAAAGCTTGTGAGATTGATTTTTATCATTTTGTTACTTATTAATGTTTTGCATTTTGTGTTCTCAGAGGAACAGTACGTTATGCTAGTGTACATGCTCATCTTGGCAGAACTTGTAGTCGGCGGGATGACCTGGAATCTCTTGCTTACACTCTTGTTTTCCTTCTCCGAGGCCGGCTTCCATGGCAAGGCTACCAGGTTGGGGGATCTAAAAGTTAaattattcgattttttttggcatttttccttGCCAatcatgaaatttttttgttagggAGAGAACAAAGGTTTCCTTGTTTGCAAGAAGAAGATGGCTACTTCCCCAGAAACTCTTTGCTGCTTCTGCCCCCTACCATTTCGTCAATTTGTTGAGCATGTTGTCAATTTGAAGTTTGATGAGGAGCCTGACTATGCAAAATATATCTCCCTTTTTGATGGAGTAGTTGGCCCAAACCCAGACATTAGGCCAATTAATACTGAAGGTGCACAGAAGGTGATTTGGTGATcttttttatgacatgttactGTGGTTATGCTATTGAGGTTTAGTCTAGAATGCCTTAAGCTTTTTCGTGTTTGTCTGATGTGAAGCTCATACATCAAGTGGGTCAAAAGAGGGGGAGGCTGACAATGGACGAGGAGGACGAACAACCAACAAAGAAGGTCAGATTGGGAATGCCAGCAACACAATGGATCAGCATTTACAGTGCACACAGACCTATGAAACAACGGTGCCATCTTGTATCTTACTTGAGAGTTCTTGGTACGTACGTATATAAACATGCTGCTAACATGTCTTTTATCTTTGTGCAGATATCATTATAATGTCGCTGATGAAAGGCTTGCACAACACATTGAAAAGGGAAATGAGGATGGTTTATTTATCAGCAGTGTAGCTTCTTGCGCAAATCTCTGGGCCTTGATCATGGATGCAGGAACTGGCTTTACGGATCAAGTTTACCAGCTATCACCGAGCTTTCTCCACAAGGTAGCTTTATTCAATATTCTTGGGTAATCTTTCCAAATTTCTCATGTCTGCATAGCTGCTGTCACTTCCATTTATGATGTTCTTCAACTTGTTTGTGTTGTCATTTGGCCCATATCTTCTAGGAATGGATTATGGAACAGTGGGAAAAGAATTACTACATTACAGCAGTAGCAGGAGCAAGTAACGGGAGCTCATTTGTGGTTATGTCGAAGGGTAATGTTGGTTTATTCCTTTTGATTGCTGGTGTAACAGTTGTTACCGTTTTATCTATGTTTCACAACATTCATATTTTGTATTCAGGGACTCAGTATTTACAGCAATCCTACAAAGTCAGCGATTCTTTTCCCTTCAAGTGGATAAATAAAAAGTGGAGAGAAGGATTTTATGTTACATCTATGGCAACTGCTGGAAGCAAATGGGGGATTGTAATGTCGCGTGGAGCTTGTTTTTCTGACCAGGTCTTATgaagttaatttattttcttttggttcttgCCTTGAATAAAAGCATGCATCAGTTGGAATTGCATCATGATAATATGAGGATTGTTCTGTGATGCAGGTTGTGGAACTAGATTTTCTATACCCTAGCGAAGGTATACATCGTCGGTGGGAAAATGGCTACCGAATTACATCAGTTGCTGCAACATGGGATCAGGCTGCCTTTGTTCTTAGTGTGCCAAGAAGAAAGCTTACTGATGAGACACAGGAGACTCTTAGAACCTCAGCTTTTCCTAGTAATCATGTCAAGGTTTGGTTGCTTGTCTCTTTAtttccttctcctttgttaTTTGGCATCATGGGTGTAACTTGTAGTCTTTTTTGTGCAGGAAAAATGGGGCAAAAATCTTTACATAGCATCTATTTGTTATGGTCGAACTGTCTCATGAAGTTCTTCTAATTTCTGTTAGGATGCAACTCATTTAGCTTTTACCATACATCCGCTCAGTGAGAAAAANCTATTGAGGTTTAGTCTAGAATGCCTTAAGCTTTTTCGTGTTTGTCTGATGTGAAGCTCATACATCAAGTGGGTCAAAAGAGGGGGAGGCTGACAATGGACGAGGAGGACGAACAACCAACAAAGAAGGTCAGATTGGGAATGCCAGCAACACAATGGATCAGCATTTACAGTGCACACAGACCTATGAAACAACGGTGCCATCTTGTATCTTACTTGAGAGTTCTTGGTACGTACGTATATAAACATGCTGCTAACATGTCTTTTATCTTTGTGCAGATATCATTATAATGTCGCTGATGAAAGGCTTGCACAACACATTGAAAAGGGAAATGAGGATGGTTTATTTATCAGCAGTGTAGCTTCTTGCGCAAATCTCTGGGCCTTGATCATGGATGCAGGAACTGGCTTTACGGATCAAGTTTACCAGCTATCACCGAGCTTTCTCCACAAGGTAGCTTTATTCAATATTCTTGGGTAATCTTTCCAAATTTCTCATGTCTGCATAGCTGCTGTCACTTCCATTTATGATGTTCTTCAACTTGTTTGTGTTGTCATTTGGCCCATATCTTCTAGGAATGGATTATGGAACAGTGGGAAAAGAATTACTACATTACAGCAGTAGCAGGAGCAAGTAACGGGAGCTCATTTGTGGTTATGTCGAAGGGTAATGTTGGTTTATTCCTTTTGATTGCTGGTGTAACAGTTGTTACCGTTTTATCTATGTTTCACAACATTCATATTTTGTATTCAGGGACTCAGTATTTACAGCAATCCTACAAAGTCAGCGATTCTTTTCCCTTCAAGTGGATAAATAAAAAGTGGAGAGAAGGATTTTATGTTACATCTATGGCAACTGCTGGAAGCAAATGGGGGATTGTAATGTCGCGTGGAGCTTGTTTTTCTGACCAGGTCTTATgaagttaatttattttcttttggttcttgCCTTGAATAAAAGCATGCATCAGTTGGAATTGCATCATGATAATATGAGGATTGTTCTGTGATGCAGGTTGTGGAACTAGATTTTCTATACCCTAGCGAAGGTATACATCGTCGGTGGGAAAATGGCTACCGAATTACATCAGTTGCTGCAACATGGGATCAGGCTGCCTTTGTTCTTAGTGTGCCAAGAAGAAAGCTTACTGATGAGACACAGGAGACTCTTAGAACCTCAGCTTTTCCTAGTAATCATGTCAAGGTTTGTTTGCTGGTCTCTTTAtttccttctcctttgttaTTTGGCATCATGGGTGTAACTTGTAGTCTTTTTTGTGCAGGAAAAATGGGGCAAGAATCTTTACATAGCATCTATTTGTTATGGTCGAACTGTCTCATGAAGTTCTTCTAATTTCTGTTAGGATGCAACTCATTTAGCTTTTACCATACATCCGCTCAGTGAGAAAAAAACATCTGTTGTGATCAGTGATGCTGTGGCTTAGGGAAATCTTTTAGGAAGATTGAATGAACGATGGACGCCAGACTCTTCTTCACTAGTGCTGTATTGTAGTGTATCAACTGCAAAATTGTCCTTTTTTCAACTTGGATGACCTGTTTAAGGAAATATGTTTAACTTTCTTAGATAAAAAAAAGGGTAGTCTGGTCTTATATTTTTGCAAGATCATGTTGATATTATGTGGCAGTGGCTGTAATGAAGAAGGAAATGGatgtttttgatatttattataCCTGTCTTGAGAGTTTTGTCTTGTCATTTTGTCAGTGAATGTAGGAACCAAGAATTTGAACGATAAAAGAGGTCTTTGACACTTTTGTTGAGAGATTTAAACCTATCGTGATCGTCATCTTTATCTTCTCGACATCTGAAAATGAGGTGATGTTGGGCTACTCCTCTGGAATTGTAACGATCAGCTTTCTGAGACAGCCGCACACACTTCAGCTGTTCTAAGATGTCGTATGGGGGTTATTTATCTTTACCTTTCTTTTCGCTTTATTGCAGCAGCTCTTCACTATTGCTAACTGAATCATAAGGTCAATGCAGCAGAATATGGGGACATCTCGTCATCACTGCTGTATGCTGCTTTGTATCTGAGATGAATGGTAATTATTTCTTTCATGGTTCAAAATTACAAAGTACTTGTTTGAAGCATGAAAGGTACAGCGATGATCCAAGTAAGCATGTACAGCGGTGatccaaatattttgtttgttgcagTGCATGCAAAACAAGTTCACTGTCATCAACTAGTCTCACTTGTGTTGaaacgggaaaaaaaattatcttgcaTTTTCTGATTTCTGCCCTGTTTTTGTTTCAGATGTCCTACTCATGTTTTTCTATTCATCTGGTTTTGTTGTTTAGTGAAGCACACACCATCAGTAAATTAAGGAAATATAGATGTCAAGCAGTCCGATACAAACTATTGATATCTCTGGTATTCTCGTATCTAAGCTTGATCTATGAACGAAACCAGttaactaaaaactaattatcATTTGCTCAATTGCAATTGAAGCGTCAGTGACAGTACATTCTATGCATTCATAAATGTAACAATAACCAGTTTGCTATTGATATACGACAAAAGTCTATGGATCAAAACTGGATCCAAGAGAAATATAAATCTCGTACACAATCAAAGGGATAAATTCCAATTGATACTTTTTAATTCATCCATATAGTAAGCCAAGTCACCCTTAACCTTTATTTCCTTCAGAATATTAGCATACGTATTCCATACACAAAAGTGACGCTTTCTTTACAGAACTAAAACGCTCAGCAATGAAACTTGAACGGATATTCCCATATTAAGAACACACCTTGGAATATCATACTCATTGACCCACCACCACATCATGCATGCGAGTACATATATAATGTTATGTATATTGATGAAGATATCAAAATCCTTTAGCTGTTTTGTTACTACTTGAGACTATACTTTTAGTCAGCTTTAGCTTTCACAAGCTATCTTGTAATATTCAGGATAAATGATAACTAAGGATGGTACCGGTTTTGGGGGGTGTTTATGGTCGACACCTTTCTTTGGCACTACTGATTTGGTATTGAAAGAGAATTGAATCCGTGAGGAAGACCTGGTGTTAATACCGTTTCAGCACATGTCATCTGCGACCTGTGAGCCCCGAACTGCCCAGAAAGATGATGGCTTCAACTTCTTGTTTGTCGCTGTGAAAAGCCAACCCAGTTGGGTTTCACACGTCGCACAGTTTGCAATTGTCCATGCATACCTGCGGATTTAAGACATAAATCAGAGTTATGGTAGACTTGAAAGATTACGGATTAGGCTGCTTAATAAAGTACAAGATCCAATGCTCTAAACAAGTTAGCCTATGCCTATGAACAATTGATCTAAAGGGTTTACTTGCAACAAGTTGCGCCAGCTGCTTTATATGCTAATGCTTATAAAAAATTAGCTTGTTTTGAACTTGTAAGCTCCCTAGGACATATAATAGTGATTGAGCTCTATTTCTAAATGACTGAGGTACCAAATGAGTTATAAGTATAATGAAGGAAGTAGGTCAATTAGTTCAAATATAAACGTGATTAAGGACAAACATTGATGAAAAAACTCTTACCCGGGAAACCAGCTGTCCTTTTCAACAGGTCTACCCGTTAGCGCTATGTCATTTGCTTTGTAAAAGGTCATTATCTCGTGCACATAGCCATGTGGGTTTACGTATGCACCAAGAGGACCTTCATTAGACATAACCAACATGTCTTTTCTTCTTGCTATGACAGTCTGCATCAATATGCAAACGTATCAGAACAAAGAGGAAGTATAAATGGTATATACCATGCTCCCACAAAATACCTGACAGTGTTTACATCGAACACGATCAAAACTTTCAAGCAATTCAATTTCTCGCTGCAATCTGTAGGAGACTCCATTGAGCTCCAAGAGCTCTTGTCTAATTGACTCAGACACAGGGATTTTACTAGCAATGGAAAAGGATAGAATATCTGGTTTATTCACAAAAGCCTCCATGTTTGGAACCCCAACTATCTGCTTCCACAGATCTGCATATTATCTTAACATTAGCAGACTCTAACTACGTGTGCTACTTctagaaaaatatcaaaacgaACAAGAAGTTTACCTGCTGCTCTTTGAGCAAGATAATATGAGTCGTACATCCTATACAGCCAGAAAGGCCAAAATGCTCTTGGGGCCATGCGGAATCGGCTTAGATCAGTATTTCCCCGGAAATTTGCCAGCCTATTTTGTTTCTGACATATCTCTTGTGAAACAGGAGTCTTACTAATTGACGATTGCCCATCTTCCTTTTCGTCATCATGGTCAGAAGCTAAACATCCAATGGATCTAGAGCTGTATGGGTTAGACCCACTAGATTGCATATCTGATGTGTTGACTACTAGATCATCCTCACTACTTGCTGAGTTATAAAATATTGAGTCAACTACTGAATAATGAAGTCTTTTTTCTGAAGGAGAAAGAGCACTTTCGAAACTTTCTTCAGAATTTGCTACTGACTGAGCGTCCATATCTTTAAGAGGTGTAGATAACGTCATTGCACTCAAGGGTGAGCGACCTTGCAACTTGCTTAACGGTACCAGTTTTCCAAACGCATCCCTGGGAGTCCTCAGGGGTACATCTTCCTCAACAATTTGTAGCTCTCCGCAAGGCTGCAAGAAGGATTTCATGAGATATAAGCTTCTTacagaataaaaaaagatgCATTCCCCTCTTTCACTAATAAAAGAGGTGGAATGCCTATGTATATCTATGAGAGAATGTCCATACAAATCCTTCAATGTCAGTCCAACGACGCACTAAACGGAACCGCTGTTGTCCACGAGTAATAACATTGAATGAACCATCACCAAGTCGACGGAACTGTCGTATCTGCGATTATCACCGAGAATAGTATGTTACATGTTGAGAACTAGAAGATACAAATCATTCCCaccaattaaatatataaaacaaaaaccacgGCATTTCCCAACTGTCTGCATCAAGACCCTGTTCTCAGGCATTGCTCCAGAAACATTGcgcaaataatataaaatctacaGTATTTCACGCAAGAAATTGATCAACGAGGATGCCAGTTCTAAAATGTATTTATATCTTAAGAGATGTTCGTGCTAACACCAATCACATCAGATCCCACAATTCCATACAAAAATTGCAGAAAATTTCGAATACAAAACCACGGAGGTCTTAAGATGAGACAAAAGCAAAATATGTTTTAGAACAGAAATCTGACAGGTGTAACTTCATCTAACAATCAATAGAAAGAATGATCACCTCTGCTGTTGTCCCCACACTGGCATACTTGAGCTGAGCACCTTCTCTGTAAACACGGATCTGAATATAACAGGATAAATTTCAGATGAGTAATTTTTTCTtgtagaaaagaagaagatatttcgAACCCAAATCAAGCAAAGCAAAGGACTAAGTAACCTACCACACCTATCGTAGATGGAGCATTAGTTTGGTTTAAAGCTTTCTCAACAGCAGCCAAGAAACTAGCCTGAATAATTCTAAGGGGTAGTGTTGCCTCTGGAAAAAGAACCACTCCTGAAGTATTGCAAAGCAGCAGGGTCAATTTGTTACACATATATCTGGGTACAAAACACTAGGAGGGGACAGATGACTCTTCACACCATACACACGAATTGGTTTATAGAAAAGGTACTTCAAGTaaatctgaagaagaaacatagtGTGCTTGTTCAATTCAAGTAAGCACCTCATGTCCGTGAACATGATTCTTAGATTAATGCTACAGATGTAACcactaaaagaagaaaactataacCACTCCGtatctattattataaataccttCAAGATAGAAAAGAGGGATCTTCAATACTGTGCCTCCATCCGCATAAGCAATTCTGTTTGGAGTGTCCTCAACCTCTgttaaacaatacaaaaacgTAAGCTCAGATGTGGgaaaacatataagaaaacaCACAAGACGAGAGAATCCATCCATACCGCCAAGATAGGTATGTAAAGAAGACAAAGCTGGGTTGAAAATAAGTTCATCATCACCAAGGTTACCACTGGTCAAGGATCACCCAAATCAAAAGTCAGAAAATACAACGAGTATTAAACGAAGATGAAAGCAACAGCTTGATTCCCCACACACCCCAAAGAATAATCAAATCACTGTTTCGTAGATCCGTTACCTATAGGAACACTAAACCCTAAGTAATGCAAAAACTGGAAAATCAAACTAGTCGAGAAACTGATTCAATACTGAAGAACCAACACTGAGAAAGAGCAAATGAAACGAAGAATAGAGTGTGCAGGTAAGAAAACGATCGTATACGAGGAGAGATTTGATTGCTTACGAAGCTTGGGCGTGGGAAGAAAAGGGAAATGCAGAGagatcaacatcatcatcggAATCGGAATCGTGGAGGTAATCGACTTCTTCGACCTGTAGTTCCTCGAAATCAAGCTCGCGAATCTGCTCGATCtgaagcctctctctctctcgaatccTCTCTTCGTCCATTTCTCTCAGACTCAGAGTTTCGTTTACCCGCCACCAGAGTTGAGTCTCTCCTTAGTCCNTCCGtatctattattataaataccttCAAGATAGAAAAGCGGGATCTTCAATACTGTGCCTCCATCCGCAAAAGCAATTCTGTTTGGAGTGTCCTCAACCTCTgttaaacaatacaaaaacgTAAGCTCAGATGTGGcaaaacatataagaaaacaCACAAGACGAGAGAATCCATCCATACCGCCAAGATAGGTATGTAAAGAAGACAAAGCTGGGTTGAAAATAAGTTCATCATCACCAAGGTTACCACTGGTCAAGCATCACCCAAATAAAAAGTCAGAAAATACAACGAGTATTAAACGAAGATGAAAGCAACAGCTTGATTCCTCACACACCCCAAAGAATAATCAAATCACTGTTTCGTATATCCGTTACCTATAGGATCACTAAACCCTAAGTAATGCAAAAAACTGGAAAATCAAACTAGTCGAGAAACTGATTCAATACTGTAGAAACAACACTGAGAAAGAGCAAATGAAACGAAGAATAGAGTGTGCACGTAAGAAAACGATCGTATACGAGGAGAGATTTGATTGCTTACGAAGCTTGGGCGTGGGAAGAAAAGGGAAATGCAGAGAGATCaacatcattatcatcatcggAATCGGAATCGTGGAGGTAATCGACTTCTTCGACCTGTAGTTCCTCGAAATCAAGCTCACGAATCTGCTCGATCtgaagcctctctctctctcgaatccTCTCTTCGTCCATTTCTCTCAGACTCAGAGTTTCGTTTACCCGCCACCAGAGTTGAGTCTCTCCTTAGTCCTTTGTTCGCCACCAGAGGCTCTGCGTCTTCCAGGTTTGTCTCCGTCCTGGTTAAGTTATCGGGCCGGTTTCTGGATCCAATACCCGGCCCAACAATTCAAACCATTagtaaattataacaaaattaacaattttcaaGGTTTTGTTGGCTGggcaaacaaaaccaaaaccaagtaCCCGAATTCGAA is a genomic window containing:
- the LOC104752211 gene encoding casein kinase 1-like protein HD16 isoform X2, which translates into the protein MPELRSNAHRDRANNKNPNQNPIALTQSPVRRNPRRLKKLVAKEEAIVAAEKTTPLVNTAVKEEEQIRVSREDKKMDEHDSGGQAAPVPDDEGNTPPLPEKVQVGGSPMYKLDRKLGKGGFGQVYVGRKMGTATPNARYGPGAIEVALKFEHRSSKGCNYGPPYEWQVYNALGGSHGVPRVHFKGRQGDFYVMVMDILGPSLWDVWNSTTQAMSTEMVACIAIEAISILEKMHSRGYVHGDVKPENFLLGPPGTPEEKKLFLVDLGLATKWRDNATGLHVEYDQRPDVFRGTVRYASVHAHLGRTCSRRDDLESLAYTLVFLLRGRLPWQGYQGENKGFLVCKKKMATSPETLCCFCPLPFRQFVEHVVNLKFDEEPDYAKYISLFDGVVGPNPDIRPINTEGAQKLIHQVGQKRGRLTMDEEDEQPTKKVRLGMPATQWISIYSAHRPMKQRYHYNVADERLAQHIEKGNEDGLFISSVASCANLWALIMDAGTGFTDQVYQLSPSFLHKEWIMEQWEKNYYITAVAGASNGSSFVVMSKGTQYLQQSYKVSDSFPFKWINKKWREGFYVTSMATAGSKWGIVMSRGACFSDQVVELDFLYPSEGIHRRWENGYRITSVAATWDQAAFVLSVPRRKLTDETQETLRTSAFPSNHVKEKWGKNLYIASICYGRTVS
- the LOC104752210 gene encoding casein kinase 1-like protein HD16; protein product: MDEEDEQPTKKVRLGMPATQWISIYSAHRPMKQRYHYNVADERLAQHIEKGNEDGLFISSVASCANLWALIMDAGTGFTDQVYQLSPSFLHKEWIMEQWEKNYYITAVAGASNGSSFVVMSKGTQYLQQSYKVSDSFPFKWINKKWREGFYVTSMATAGSKWGIVMSRGACFSDQVVELDFLYPSEGIHRRWENGYRITSVAATWDQAAFVLSVPRRKLTDETQETLRTSAFPSNHVKEKWGKNLYIASICYGRTVS
- the LOC104752212 gene encoding uncharacterized protein LOC104752212 isoform X1 gives rise to the protein MDEERIRERERLQIEQIRELDFEELQVEEVDYLHDSDSDDDNDVDLSAFPFSSHAQASGNLGDDELIFNPALSSLHTYLGEVEDTPNRIAFADGGTVLKIPLFYLEGVVLFPEATLPLRIIQASFLAAVEKALNQTNAPSTIGVIRVYREGAQLKYASVGTTAEIRQFRRLGDGSFNVITRGQQRFRLVRRWTDIEGFPCGELQIVEEDVPLRTPRDAFGKLVPLSKLQGRSPLSAMTLSTPLKDMDAQSVANSEESFESALSPSEKRLHYSVVDSIFYNSASSEDDLVVNTSDMQSSGSNPYSSRSIGCLASDHDDEKEDGQSSISKTPVSQEICQKQNRLANFRGNTDLSRFRMAPRAFWPFWLYRMYDSYYLAQRAADLWKQIVGVPNMEAFVNKPDILSFSIASKIPVSESIRQELLELNGVSYRLQREIELLESFDRVRCKHCQTVIARRKDMLVMSNEGPLGAYVNPHGYVHEIMTFYKANDIALTGRPVEKDSWFPGYAWTIANCATCETQLGWLFTATNKKLKPSSFWAVRGSQVADDMC
- the LOC104752211 gene encoding casein kinase 1-like protein HD16 isoform X1; protein product: MPELRSNAHRDRANNKNPNQNPIALTQSPVRRNPRRLKKLVAKEEAIVAAEKTTPLVNTAVKEEEQIRVSREDKKMDEHDSGGQAAPVPDDEGNTPPLPEKVQVGGSPMYKLDRKLGKGGFGQVYVGRKMGTATPNARYGPGAIEVALKFEHRSSKGCNYGPPYEWQVYNALGGSHGVPRVHFKGRQGDFYVMVMDILGPSLWDVWNSTTQAMSTEMVACIAIEAISILEKMHSRGYVHGDVKPENFLLGPPGTPEEKKLFLVDLGLATKWRDNATGLHVEYDQRPDVFRGTVRYASVHAHLGRTCSRRDDLESLAYTLVFLLRGRLPWQGYQGENKGFLVCKKKMATSPETLCCFCPLPFRQFVEHVVNLKFDEEPDYAKYISLFDGVVGPNPDIRPINTEGAQKLIHQVGQKRGRLTMDEEDEQPTKKVRLGMPATQWISIYSAHRPMKQRYHYNVADERLAQHIEKGNEDGLFISSVASCANLWALIMDAGTGFTDQVYQLSPSFLHKEWIMEQWEKNYYITAVAGASNGSSFVVMSKGNVGLFLLIAGVTVVTVLSMFHNIHILYSGTQYLQQSYKVSDSFPFKWINKKWREGFYVTSMATAGSKWGIVMSRGACFSDQVVELDFLYPSEGIHRRWENGYRITSVAATWDQAAFVLSVPRRKLTDETQETLRTSAFPSNHVKEKWGKNLYIASICYGRTVS
- the LOC104752212 gene encoding uncharacterized protein LOC104752212 isoform X2, translated to MDEERIRERERLQIEQIRELDFEELQVEEVDYLHDSDSDDDVDLSAFPFSSHAQASGNLGDDELIFNPALSSLHTYLGEVEDTPNRIAYADGGTVLKIPLFYLEGVVLFPEATLPLRIIQASFLAAVEKALNQTNAPSTIGVIRVYREGAQLKYASVGTTAEIRQFRRLGDGSFNVITRGQQRFRLVRRWTDIEGFPCGELQIVEEDVPLRTPRDAFGKLVPLSKLQGRSPLSAMTLSTPLKDMDAQSVANSEESFESALSPSEKRLHYSVVDSIFYNSASSEDDLVVNTSDMQSSGSNPYSSRSIGCLASDHDDEKEDGQSSISKTPVSQEICQKQNRLANFRGNTDLSRFRMAPRAFWPFWLYRMYDSYYLAQRAADLWKQIVGVPNMEAFVNKPDILSFSIASKIPVSESIRQELLELNGVSYRLQREIELLESFDRVRCKHCQTVIARRKDMLVMSNEGPLGAYVNPHGYVHEIMTFYKANDIALTGRPVEKDSWFPGYAWTIANCATCETQLGWLFTATNKKLKPSSFWAVRGSQVADDMC